A single genomic interval of Stieleria maiorica harbors:
- a CDS encoding anthrone oxygenase family protein: MTTILMLLTLISIAGSGLMAGLFFVFSVSVMNALAQMPAQEGMKAMQLINRTILNAWFLSAFFGTALACLLLAAVSTWRRPPDSGWAIAGACLYLLGGFMITAFFNVPLNNSLDKLSADDPASHAEWTRYVAIWTRWNHFRAAACILACVLLAIGLP; this comes from the coding sequence ATGACCACAATCCTGATGCTGCTCACACTGATTTCGATTGCCGGCAGTGGGCTGATGGCGGGCTTGTTTTTTGTCTTCTCCGTTTCGGTGATGAATGCTCTGGCACAGATGCCTGCGCAGGAAGGCATGAAGGCGATGCAGCTGATCAATCGCACCATCCTTAACGCCTGGTTCCTCAGCGCGTTCTTTGGAACGGCTCTTGCCTGTTTGCTCCTCGCAGCCGTCTCCACATGGCGGCGTCCGCCCGACTCTGGCTGGGCGATCGCTGGAGCATGCCTGTATTTGCTGGGCGGTTTCATGATCACCGCATTCTTCAACGTCCCGCTCAACAACTCGCTCGACAAGCTGTCGGCGGATGATCCGGCGAGTCACGCAGAGTGGACGCGTTACGTTGCGATTTGGACTCGCTGGAATCATTTTCGCGCAGCGGCATGTATCTTGGCGTGCGTTCTGCTCGCGATTGGGCTGCCGTAG
- a CDS encoding outer membrane protein assembly factor BamB family protein: protein MRLLFGALVVVAGLSSTSDSLRGEDWTRFRGPNGQGKSAERGLPLQWSEESNVAWKTTIPGQGWSSPIVSGDHIFVTTATENGASCRVIGIDRTSGDILWNTEVHRQVPGPKRAQNSYATPTPVYDGSRVYAAFYDGTIVAVDFDGKLVWKNEDVDFHSLHGLGASPILAGGLIIMPFDGSSRSDQRVGWKEPWDQAVLLAVDKETGDTKWRGERGLSRVGHVTAIVIEEGRTVVSAGGDRVQAHDVETGQRIWSIYSQGEGVTPSPVLGEGLIFTSSGFEEPTIRAIRPGGHGDVTESHIVWEQKRGVPALPSPLYVEPFLYTITRDNILHCIEAKTGEVVWLERLKGNYSASPLLADGRIYITSEDGLTTVLEPGTRYKVIAQNRLDGKTMASIAVSRGNFFIRTGDSVYCIGNRPR, encoded by the coding sequence ATGCGTTTGCTATTTGGTGCGTTGGTTGTCGTCGCGGGCTTGTCATCTACTTCCGACTCGCTCCGCGGTGAAGATTGGACTCGCTTCCGCGGGCCGAACGGTCAGGGGAAATCGGCTGAAAGAGGCCTGCCGCTTCAGTGGTCCGAAGAGAGCAACGTCGCCTGGAAAACCACAATACCGGGTCAAGGCTGGTCGTCTCCGATTGTGTCCGGTGACCACATCTTCGTGACGACCGCGACGGAAAATGGCGCTTCGTGTCGCGTGATCGGAATCGACCGCACCAGTGGCGACATCCTTTGGAACACGGAAGTCCACCGTCAAGTTCCCGGACCCAAGCGAGCCCAGAATTCCTACGCCACGCCCACACCGGTGTACGATGGCTCACGGGTGTACGCCGCGTTTTACGATGGAACGATCGTTGCCGTTGATTTCGATGGCAAATTGGTCTGGAAGAACGAAGACGTGGACTTCCACAGTTTGCATGGGCTCGGTGCTTCGCCGATTCTTGCCGGCGGACTCATCATCATGCCGTTTGACGGCAGCAGTCGCTCCGATCAGCGTGTCGGTTGGAAGGAACCGTGGGACCAGGCCGTCCTGCTGGCCGTGGACAAGGAGACCGGTGATACAAAGTGGCGGGGAGAGCGTGGGCTGTCTCGGGTTGGACACGTGACCGCCATCGTGATCGAAGAGGGGCGGACGGTGGTCAGTGCGGGAGGCGACCGAGTCCAAGCGCACGACGTCGAAACGGGGCAGCGAATCTGGTCGATCTACAGCCAAGGTGAGGGCGTGACACCCTCGCCCGTGCTGGGTGAAGGTCTGATCTTCACTTCATCCGGTTTCGAGGAACCGACGATTCGAGCGATTCGTCCAGGTGGTCACGGGGATGTGACCGAATCGCACATCGTTTGGGAACAGAAACGCGGTGTCCCGGCCTTGCCATCGCCGCTGTATGTCGAGCCGTTCCTGTACACGATCACTCGCGACAACATCCTGCACTGCATCGAAGCAAAAACAGGCGAAGTCGTCTGGCTGGAAAGACTCAAGGGCAACTACTCCGCGTCGCCGTTGCTGGCCGACGGCCGAATCTACATCACCTCGGAAGACGGTCTCACCACAGTGCTGGAGCCCGGGACGCGATACAAGGTGATCGCCCAAAATAGGCTCGACGGTAAGACGATGGCATCGATCGCAGTTTCCCGAGGCAACTTCTTCATTCGAACCGGCGACAGCGTCTATTGCATCGGCAACCGACCGCGCTGA
- a CDS encoding EDR1-related protein, with protein MPKMMVMATICCFLFIGLPVQLIRAEILIPRGKESRWSFKDDGKEPGANWKKPGFDDSQWRRGAGPFGFGEADIATVVRPGGGEGAVRTTTYFRTTFDVCSPAVFTHLLLTVRADDGYVAYLNGTELHRWNMPQGKVMPDSYAAEWRSAPLEELYQRFFLTSEGLARGHNVLAIELHQGGKESSDLYLDLALAGISKDAGGRPLVPAGAREVTRLFNKAHYIGPNTQIPDGFLDGGRSMQVDEFGYVISGRELLLVDRRNDGQLTEHLRYARSQGMLKLNELDRATRIARYVDQVFTASEGRSASEYRTRQYLADRYSSQEVLLGDVPLLCGAGVCRHRALLFKLMADEAGLNAALVRGNLGIDEATARGAVVFM; from the coding sequence ATGCCCAAGATGATGGTAATGGCTACGATCTGCTGTTTCCTCTTCATCGGCCTTCCCGTCCAGCTCATCCGAGCCGAGATACTCATACCCCGTGGCAAAGAATCAAGGTGGTCGTTCAAGGACGACGGAAAGGAGCCCGGTGCCAACTGGAAGAAGCCCGGTTTTGATGATTCGCAGTGGAGACGCGGCGCCGGCCCGTTCGGATTCGGCGAAGCCGACATTGCTACTGTCGTTCGACCCGGCGGCGGCGAGGGGGCCGTCAGGACAACCACCTACTTTCGGACGACTTTTGACGTGTGCTCCCCCGCAGTATTCACTCACCTGTTGCTGACCGTGCGCGCCGATGACGGATACGTTGCCTACCTTAATGGGACGGAACTTCATCGTTGGAACATGCCTCAGGGCAAGGTCATGCCCGATTCGTATGCAGCCGAATGGCGCAGCGCTCCGCTTGAAGAGTTGTACCAACGATTTTTCCTGACGTCCGAAGGCCTCGCCCGGGGACACAATGTTCTGGCGATCGAGCTCCACCAGGGTGGTAAGGAGAGCAGCGATCTGTATCTTGACTTGGCCCTTGCTGGGATATCAAAGGACGCGGGAGGACGCCCGCTGGTACCAGCGGGAGCACGGGAAGTCACACGCCTTTTTAACAAGGCCCATTACATTGGCCCTAACACTCAAATTCCCGACGGTTTCTTGGACGGTGGTCGAAGCATGCAGGTCGACGAGTTTGGGTACGTGATTTCGGGGCGCGAACTCCTGTTGGTCGACCGTCGCAATGACGGCCAATTAACGGAACACCTTCGCTACGCACGATCGCAAGGGATGCTGAAGCTTAACGAGCTCGACCGGGCGACAAGAATCGCTCGCTATGTCGACCAGGTTTTCACCGCGTCGGAAGGCCGCAGTGCGAGCGAATACCGCACCCGCCAATACCTCGCCGACCGGTATTCATCACAAGAGGTGTTGTTGGGGGACGTCCCGCTACTTTGCGGTGCAGGAGTTTGTCGGCACCGCGCGTTGCTATTCAAGCTGATGGCAGACGAGGCGGGATTGAATGCCGCTCTTGTGCGCGGAAACCTTGGAATCGACGAGGCAACTGCCCGGGGAGCCGTTGTTTTCATGTGA
- a CDS encoding sulfatase, with the protein MNLIELRDRLTTLFGIVILGLSGAASAAEDADAPDVLFIVVDDMNDWISLLDPDAPIKTPNLERLARRGMLFTRAYCASPACNPSRAATLTGLRPSTTGVYGNKSDWRGAVPDRRTIMQQFMVAGYDVRGAGKIFHHHLGGAFHDDESFRNFQPMRPQKYPPNKLNGAPEYGSPNTDWGQWPSREEDSIDFHTASYCVGVLSRPASGQPLFLACGIYKPHSPFFAPADYHNAYGDIALPARKEDDWRDLPAGAASLLRSTKWFWQGMMNVEKKQEGSYQNFIQAYAACTAFADAQIGRVLDALDKSPRRDSTIVVLWSDHGFHLGEKDHIEKFALWEKSNHIPFIVVAPSVAKPGSRCRRPVDMTSLYPTLLELCGLPADANCDGDSLVPLLRDPNAKWISPAMMTYMRGNHAVRSDRWRYIRYADGSEELYDHDADPNEWHNLAGQKRYAEVIASHSKWLPTTEAKQVPDLKRRQPRPEIKR; encoded by the coding sequence ATGAACCTGATCGAACTGCGAGACCGGCTGACGACTTTGTTCGGCATCGTAATTCTTGGCCTGTCCGGTGCTGCTTCTGCTGCGGAGGACGCGGACGCTCCGGACGTCTTGTTCATTGTCGTAGACGACATGAACGACTGGATTTCCTTGCTTGATCCTGACGCTCCGATCAAGACGCCGAATCTTGAGCGGCTGGCACGGCGCGGGATGTTGTTTACACGCGCTTACTGTGCTTCGCCGGCTTGCAACCCTTCGCGAGCGGCCACGCTGACGGGGCTGCGGCCTTCGACAACGGGTGTCTATGGCAACAAGAGCGATTGGCGTGGTGCGGTGCCCGATCGCAGGACGATCATGCAGCAGTTCATGGTCGCCGGATATGACGTGCGCGGAGCCGGCAAGATCTTTCATCATCATCTGGGCGGAGCCTTTCACGATGACGAATCGTTCCGCAATTTCCAGCCGATGCGTCCGCAGAAATATCCGCCGAACAAACTGAACGGCGCTCCCGAGTATGGTTCGCCCAACACCGATTGGGGACAGTGGCCGAGCCGGGAGGAAGACTCGATTGATTTCCATACGGCCAGCTACTGCGTCGGCGTACTGAGCCGCCCGGCCAGCGGTCAGCCACTGTTTCTTGCGTGTGGAATTTACAAACCGCATTCGCCGTTTTTTGCTCCGGCTGATTACCACAACGCCTACGGCGACATCGCACTGCCGGCTCGAAAAGAAGACGACTGGAGGGACCTTCCAGCCGGTGCGGCTTCGTTGCTGCGCAGCACGAAGTGGTTCTGGCAGGGAATGATGAATGTCGAGAAGAAGCAGGAAGGCTCCTACCAGAACTTCATTCAAGCGTACGCGGCCTGCACGGCTTTCGCCGATGCCCAGATCGGTCGCGTGCTCGATGCGCTGGACAAGAGCCCGCGACGCGACAGCACCATTGTCGTGCTGTGGTCAGACCACGGCTTTCATCTGGGTGAGAAAGACCACATTGAAAAATTTGCCTTGTGGGAGAAGAGCAATCACATTCCCTTCATCGTGGTTGCTCCCAGCGTAGCGAAGCCCGGCAGTCGTTGCCGTCGGCCGGTGGACATGACGTCGCTTTATCCGACCTTGCTGGAACTGTGCGGGCTGCCCGCCGATGCGAATTGCGACGGCGACAGTCTCGTACCGCTGCTCCGTGATCCAAACGCGAAGTGGATTTCGCCGGCGATGATGACTTACATGCGAGGCAATCACGCCGTGCGAAGTGACCGCTGGCGCTACATCCGTTATGCGGATGGTAGTGAAGAACTCTACGATCACGATGCGGATCCAAACGAGTGGCACAACCTCGCGGGGCAGAAGCGTTATGCCGAAGTCATCGCCTCGCATAGCAAGTGGCTGCCGACAACCGAGGCGAAACAGGTGCCGGACTTGAAGAGGCGCCAGCCCAGACCCGAGATTAAACGATGA